The window TGTATTATTGCGCCGGTTCCTTCATGCAACGGacatttattttcctttttataatttagtttatgATTGTACAAAGTTTTGAGACAATGAAAACCGTCTGATGTCACTGACGACATTCAAAGGACCATGGTATACTAATATCAATATGAAGTTCCATAAAtcatctttaacaaaaaaaaaaaagtttcaaggATAAAAAACATTAGTAACATAAGTAGCACTTGTTAGATATTATTACACTGATTTTTCATAGAAATACAACCAGCTAGCTGGTTGGTTATCAAAGTAAGTACTATTTAAGAGTGATTCTagtgatatatcatatattagtCCTTATAGTAGTTGGTATAATAGtccatttctataaatataaaaggTGAATAAaacttgcaaaaaaaataaaaaaaaatggttatattTCAGGACAAAacaattgttttcttgtatgtgTTTTAAGAAATAGACTGTATTTTTAACTTTCTATCCCTAAAGACAAAATCccaatagtaattttttttcttttcacccaatagtaatgtttttaatttttatattatgcaTGTTCcaacaaatagaaaaagagtTACAAGGGTAGGTTTGGTATACTATGGAagcataatttttatattatactatgGAAGCATTTTAGGTAGGTTTGGTAAAGAGAAACCCTCAGGATTAGTCGAGAAGTTATATATGGTTCAACTCCCTCAATGCCAATTCCAAGCCTATGCGAGTATATTTGGAAAACGAAAAGTAcataataactaattaatagaCATGAATAAAGTAATAGTTATATATAGTAGCCTCATCATGTAAATTCTATAcactctttaattaattaatgtttaccAATTTGTAAACTCCAAGAAGTTTTAATTGAAGTTATTTGAATGTAGtatgaattattattggttttgtatttataacttaattttaattaatttgtgttGGTTTTATAGAAACAAAGGAAGTAGTATGTTGGGTTTTGTTTGTCtattaacaaaacaacattTCGAATGTGTTGAGATTTAAATCTCAAACCATGGAAAAACTTCTTCTATCTTCATATCAAAGTACCAAACCAGTAGCTAGATCATATATAGATACATGCATTATTTACAGGTCGCTACAATCTTCCCAATACTTCTTCAATGTCTTCATGAAGATCTAACAATTTTGAGGGCTGAGGACTATTCCTAACAGCACAGGAATCTTATGAATTGTGAAACACGAAAatattgttaagaaaaaaaaacactaacaaatTAAAGGCCAGGGAACAAAGCAGATCATCATATATGTTGTGGTGGTTGTGAAGTTAGGTTATCCACCAATGAGCAACCTTAACATATgctctatatatacacatatatatttacaatatcacatatatacatatagaaaaCGATAGCAATACAGGATAATTAAAcgcaattttttgaaaaatacaaacAGCTTGCACTATGGAGAAGTCTTCGACGATGCTATTTCTTTTAAATCTTTGCATCATATTTGGGACTGTAGTAATAAGAAGATGCAACGCAACGACATACTTTGTGGGAGACAGTTCCGGTTGGGACATAAGCTCCGATCTTGAGTCTTGGACTTCAGGCAAGCGATTCTCTCCAGGTGATGTTCTAAGTAAGTATCTATCATATACACAGTCTAATTAACATGTTCTAAAAATCGCTAGACAATAGAAGCTATTTTTTCCCTCAtcattaaactttttaatattttctaattatgatTATGCgtatataatgtttttgtttgcaaGTGTTCCAATACTCATCGACGCACAGTGTATATGAAGTGGATAAAAACAACTACCAAAACTGCAACTCAACAGACGCGATCCGTACGTTCACAAACGGGAACACGACCGTTTCACTTTCCAAACCGGGAGACCGGTTCTTTGTATGCGGTAATAGGCTCCATTGCTTCGCTGGTATGAGGTTACGAGTCAACGTCGAAGGCAATGGCCCATCTCAAGCCCCCGTTGGATCTCCCCAAGCCGCCCCTGCCGGGATTCTTCAACCTTCTTCTAAGCAAAATAACCCTGCGACCGGAGTCGCTAGCTCGGCCACCCGTTTTAACGGCAGTGGTTCGAGCGGTAGTATGggaatttttgtatatttgatgGTTTTAGCTTTTCCATTCATATGGTCTTATTTGTTAATAAATACTTTcccataatttaaataaatgcgTACGAGTTCGAATATACGGTTcggtttataaatatttggtttAAGAGTCAAATTACAACCGTAATTTCTAGTTCGGTTTGATTCAATTCGGTCATCCGAGTTTGCCGTTTCTTATCGTGAACGCAACTGAAAACGCAAACGCtgcatctttctctctctctctccataagCCCCCTCGTGTCTTCACCTCTGTCTTTAGAAAATTCTCAATGAACAATATACTCAACAGGCTGGGTTTGGGATCAAGTGGGCAAAGCAATATGGATCCTTCTCCGATAGCTCAGGGGAACGACGATGACGCTCCGTCACCGGGGAATAAGTTAGCCCAATTCGGGGCTGGATGTTTCTGGGGTGTCGAGCTGGCGTTTCAGAGAGTTCCAGGGGTGACTCAGACTGAGGTTGGGTATACACAAGGGATCATACACAATCCTTCGTACGAAGATGTTTGTAAAGGAACCACGAGACATTCCGAGGTTGTTAGGGTTCAGTATGATCCTAATGATTGCAGCTATGAGTCTCTGCTTGATTTGTTCTGGTCTAGGCATGATCCCACCACTTTGAATCGTCAGGTACGCTTACCAACTTTTGTAGGCtgaagagttaaaaaaaaaggttttagtttttagttttgggGATTGACAAAGGTTTCGTCTTTAGGATTATAGAGAACTTGTTGTATGTGCTTTAGGGATTtcttgattataattttttaatcccCAAATCTGATGGCTTTCAGGTTTCATCACCAGTCTAAGCTCTGAAAAAACTTTCAATTTTGGAACTTTGGGCATCCTAATTGAATACGTATGAGGAAATATATGATATTGAAGTTTGTTTTTGTAGAGTTATGAGGCTTAAGTAGGTAATTTAATCGAGCTTCTGTTGTAGCTCTGTTGCCCCACTTTTCACTGAGGTGGAGATATGGATTTCTgagatgtgtttttttctagTCCTGTTTAATGATCAGCTTTAGCATTCTTGTTCAATGTGAGTTTGACTTACCATTTGGGGTCGTGGACAGAGAACGATACTCATTTGCTAATTACTGCTACTTTTGTTAGAGTCATTTCACAAGGTTATAGGCAAGTTATCTTGTTGGGGGACTCTAGGCTAAGTATATCTTGAATTCTATATGCGAAACCAAATCCTCTAGGCCTGTGAGAAACATTTGATCCACGGTGAATCCGCGATACATAAACAACTTTATTGTTCATCTTTTGTAGTCTCAAGCAAGTATACATAAACCCATCCGCcctctttctttattttagcTTTTCATCATTTGGCGTTTTGGACTAACAAAACAGATTCAGATAGTCAGTCTTATGAGTTTACAATTTCTCTTGTTGTAAACTCCTGACAAACTATCTGAACCAATCTTCTCTCTtgagatttatgttttttactcGTTTAAGCACTCTGATTATTATTAGGTAGGCTACTTCTACAATACCATGGATACTTACAATTTCTGACATTACTGTGATCAGGGAAATGACGTGGGAACCCAATACAGATCTGGGATATACTTCTACACTCCTGAGCAGGAGAAACTAGCCCGCGAGTCACTGGAACGTCACCAGCAACAAATGGAGAGGAAGATCATGACTGAGATCTTACCGGCTAAGAAATTCTACAGAGCTGAAGATCAACAGCAGCAGTACCTGTCAAAAGGTGGCCGGTTCGGCCTCGGGCAATCTTCTGCCAAAGGCTGCAACGACCCAATCCGCTGCTACGGGTAAAAAAGTGTTTCCCTCTGCTTCGCTcccaaaacagaggatttagCATTTAGGGACCGTTGTGTGTCAAGATTTATGTTACCACTATGGATTTTTATTTCCAATGTTACAATAATAATTGTTGTTACACTCTAATGAAcataaatcaaacataaaaagattATATAGAATCGAAAACTCATTATAattgtctaatcttttttttttttccaaaatccaTCCACATGCAAATGAAGCCAACGCATATGGCAAATGAAGCCAGCGcataaaaagattaaaagagagTGCAAGAGAGCCATTCTTTTTCTAGTGCATGAACAATACGTGTCCATCAATCTAGTTGCATACTTCATGCACATTAATATAGTATCCCTTCAAGGCTTAACAGTTACAAGCTCACAACACTAACTAAAATGgattcttctctcaaagttcaGGAGACTCAACTAGTTGATGTTGTAGATACACCTGAAGTTGCTCCTTCTCTCAAACCTCAGGAGCCTCAGTTAGTTGACGAACCTGCAATTTTTTCTTCTCCGATAGCTGAGGAACCCGACAACGATGTTCCGGCTCCCGGAAACGAGTTTGCTGAGTTCGCCGCAGGTTGTTTCTGGGGAGTTGAGCTTGCTTTCCAGAGGGTCCCTGGCGTGAACGTGACTGAGGTCGGTTACACTCAGGGGATCTCACACAACCCTTCTTACAAGGATGTCTGTACGAACACCACGAACCATGCAGAGGTTGTTAGAGTTCAGTATGATCCCAAGGAATGCACTTATGAGACGCTTCTTGATTTGTTCTGGTCTAGGCATGATCCCACCACCTTGAATCGTCAGGTATCGGTTTTGCTTGGTTTTTGTATCTAACTTTGTGAAATTTATGGCCAAATTCTTATATACTTGCTCTGCTTGATTCAATGGCTTCTCCATTCAAAAATTGCATGTCTTTTAAGTTGTTCAGCTCTCTCTTGTCACATTACTTAATTATGGATCTGTCATCTGCGTAATTCTTGATTGGTTTGGTTGGCTTGGagacttgtatatatatggtaatgCTTTAAtagagtttgtgttttttgtccTCAATTTTAGCTTTGATAGTGAATGTGATATTAGACAACTCTTCAATTTCTTTACTAATTGATAGACACTGATGTTTTGAATGTTGCAGGGAAATCTTCTGGGAGCACAATACCGATCAGGTATATACTTCTACACACCTGAGCAAGAGAAGCAAGCACGTGAGTCTCTAGAGAAACAGCAGACTAAACTGGAGGATAAGATTGTGACTGAGATCTTACCGGCTAAGAAATTTTACAAAGCTGAAGAGTACCATCAGCAGTACCTCGCCAAAGGCGGGAGGTGTGGCAACGCGCAATCCCCTGCGAAGAGCTGCAAGGACCCTATCCGCTGCTCCGGCTAATCAGGAAGTCTTTGTTCCTCTGCTCCCAAAACAGAGGATTCTCAGAGGATCTTTTTACCTGGGAGTTGTTTTAATTAGCATTTGTCGTAGATATGGATTGCAAAGAGTTTGTTCTTGTCCTGTTCATGATCAGTACTAGCTTTCTTGTTATATGTAAGTCTGGCTTAGCATTGTTTTACATCTATGGACAGAGAACGATACTCATGTGCAAATTACTGCTTGTTTTGTTAGCTTATTACAGTCAAGTTGTGTCATTGGAGTTCTAGGCAAAGTAGTGAAACCAAATCCTTAAGCCGGTGGGAAACATTTAAACCAAAGTGATATACAAACAACGTGATTGCCTTTACTTTAGTCTTACATCCGGACTAAGATGGTTTTAACCTTGTGTTGCCGTATTATTCTGATGAGCAAAGCTCCTATTTATGTTCTTTTGTGCATGAGGCTTCTGTTCCTACTACCAAAGGCTAAATAAAACCACCCAATCCGCTGTTACGGCTAAAAGCTGTTTTCCTCTGCTTCCCTcccaaaacagaggatttagCATTTAGGAACTTGCGTAAAGCTTGTATAAAACCGACGAAGTTGATTACACGCAATGAAACTACTTCTTTGGAATTTCATTTGCATTCTTGTAATACCGATATTACACTCAATGTACATAAAACCACACAATCATCGTGATCCGTAAATTAAggaccctagatctaatctcgtAAACTCAATTATTCTCCCAAAAAGTCATCGACATGGTAATTGAAGCCGACGAATAAAAAAAGTGTAGCAGGGCCACTCCTCTTTTAGTGCTAGTCCATTACCAATGTCTTTCTAGTTTTTATTGCATAATACAAATGTGCCCACCAACGTAGTTGCATACTACCATATTGCTTCTTTAAGTCATCCGTGTAACTATAACATACATGACTTATAACatatgaaaaagagagagatgaagaaaaaaaaaaaaaagcacagaAGAAAGGTCTAGAATACTATAGCCGGAGAAAAATCAATGTCAACgcttcacaaatcacaatttGCTATACAATAACATATTTTCCAAGTTGCGACAAAAGCAACATGTTTTCCAAGTTTGGATCAATgcataaatcaaaatttttttgtttaatagacattttttaagtacaagtAAACAATGACGCGTGATATATTAACAATTGACCAAACTATTAAATGTATTTTGCTTGTGTGTCAAAACCActgctaaattttaaaaatcttatttagtGTTGACGTAGCTGTTAATCTCTGACTATGACTGGCTTATTTCTACTATATAAATCGATCGTCGAGAGGCTTTATcatcaaaacatcaaacaacaatactctttttaacaattaaaaaaacttatcaccaaaaaaaacacatctgaGTTAGCTATGGATTCTTCTCTAAAAGCTCAGGAGCCTCAAGTTGTTGAGACACCTGATGAAGTTGCTCTCAAAGAATTTTATATGAAGCATCATTTAGCAGAGACACCTGTGATTGTTCCTTCTCCGATAGCTGAAGAGCCCGACAACGATGTTCCGGCGCCGGGAAACGAGTTTGCTGAGTTCGCCGCAGGTTGTTTCTGGGGATTTGAGCTTGCTTTACAGAGGATCCATGGAGTTACCGTGACTGAGGTTGGTTATACTCAGGGAATCTCAGACAATCCTTCTTACGAGATTGTCTGTACGAACGCCACGAACCATGTAGAGGTTGTTAGGGTTCAGTATGATCCTAAGGAGTGCACGTATGAGACGCTTCTTGATTTGTTCTGGTCTAGACATGATCCAACTACCTTGAATCGTCAGGTACCTTTTTTCTGGTTTTGATGACTTTGGAAATTAAGTCAAACTTTTTGGTCATGTTCATGTTTTTAATTCTTGCTTTGATTGATTCAATGGCTTCTCCAGTAATATATAGTTTCATCGAAACTTTCAAGAATGTTAACTTTTGGTTGACTTTTTTGGTGGAATCTTCATTTCAAATATTTGCATAATTCGGATTGGTCTAGTTTAGAGTCATGTATGGTAATGTTTAGAGAGAGTTTGTACATGTTCTTGTCCTGAAACTTCGATTTGATTGTGGTGATCTTCAGTTTTAGCTTTCATAGTGAATGTGATATGGTAGCCATATCATTCTTATGAAAAAGTTCAATTCCTAACCGATCTTTGAAAACCGGTTGCAGGGAGAACTTGTGGGAGCACAATACCGATCAGGTGTATATTACTACACACCCGAGCAAGAGAAAATAGCACGCGAGTCTCTAGAGAAACAGCAGACAAAACTTGAGAATAAGATTGTGACTGAGATCTTACCAGCAAAGAAGTTGTACAAGGCTGAAGAATATCATCAGCAATACCTCGCGAAAGGTGGGATGCATGGTAACGCGCAATCCCCTGCAAAGAGCTGCAAGGACCCTATCCGATGCTACGGCTAATtaatccaaccaaaaaaaagccTTTGTTCCTCTTCTCCCAAAACAGAGGATTCTCAAAAGACCTTTAcctgtttgtttgtgtgtgacGTGTGTCTTAATTTGTAATTCTCAGCTCATAATAAAAGATGTATCTTACCTCTGTAAAACTTGTATTCGCTTCTCAAAATcaacaattaaatttattaatgaaTAACTCCTCCTGGCTCCTACTAGCATACAATTTTAgtcatcaaatatttttataattgaaatgtttataagataaaattttctttacctGTTACCCTATTCATGCGTAATGGGTCCATATTTTAGCCTCACGAACTACTTAATAATGTAAACTCAATTCTAGTAGTCAAGCACACCACCACACAACTTGCTGCCTAGGCAGCAAGCCAGCAACAATTTTTTCGTCCGTTGTTGATCTCGATACTTCCACCGGAAATATCTGGTTACGTCATGGAGAAATGATTGCGCATGTAGCCGTTGTTGTCCCCATTGATTTTTCGAGTGTTGTTTATCATGCGTTTATGAGATTTTCTGACTTTCTTGTGGGGGAAAACAAAgtatttttgattgtttctgaTTCTGCTTAGGTTGATCGTATTGCTCGTGTGGCATTTGAGATTGCTAAACAACGCCGCGGTAAACTTTGCTCTGTTGACAAGGCTTCAGTCTTGGAGGTTAACttctttatttatcttttaaaaaggAGTTTAATTCTAATCTTGAATTGAGATTTGTGTGTGTTAGATCCAGGATTCAATGTTTGTTCTTGAAACTATATAGGGGTCGATATTGTGGAGGGAAAGAGCAACGAAAATGTNCTCAGAGTATCCTGAGGTTGAAGTCACCCATCTACTCATTGACACCGCTGCAATGGATCTTATTCGCCACCCAAAAGAGgtgatcttcttct is drawn from Camelina sativa cultivar DH55 chromosome 8, Cs, whole genome shotgun sequence and contains these coding sequences:
- the LOC104709892 gene encoding mavicyanin-like, coding for MEKSSTMLFLLNLCIIFGTVVIRRCNATTYFVGDSSGWDISSDLESWTSGKRFSPGDVLMFQYSSTHSVYEVDKNNYQNCNSTDAIRTFTNGNTTVSLSKPGDRFFVCGNRLHCFAGMRLRVNVEGNGPSQAPVGSPQAAPAGILQPSSKQNNPATGVASSATRFNGSGSSGSMGIFVYLMVLAFPFIWSYLLINTFP
- the LOC104708349 gene encoding peptide methionine sulfoxide reductase A3; its protein translation is MNNILNRLGLGSSGQSNMDPSPIAQGNDDDAPSPGNKLAQFGAGCFWGVELAFQRVPGVTQTEVGYTQGIIHNPSYEDVCKGTTRHSEVVRVQYDPNDCSYESLLDLFWSRHDPTTLNRQGNDVGTQYRSGIYFYTPEQEKLARESLERHQQQMERKIMTEILPAKKFYRAEDQQQQYLSKGGRFGLGQSSAKGCNDPIRCYG
- the LOC104708350 gene encoding peptide methionine sulfoxide reductase A2-like; its protein translation is MDSSLKVQETQLVDVVDTPEVAPSLKPQEPQLVDEPAIFSSPIAEEPDNDVPAPGNEFAEFAAGCFWGVELAFQRVPGVNVTEVGYTQGISHNPSYKDVCTNTTNHAEVVRVQYDPKECTYETLLDLFWSRHDPTTLNRQGNLLGAQYRSGIYFYTPEQEKQARESLEKQQTKLEDKIVTEILPAKKFYKAEEYHQQYLAKGGRCGNAQSPAKSCKDPIRCSG
- the LOC104708351 gene encoding peptide methionine sulfoxide reductase A2-like, translated to MDSSLKAQEPQVVETPDEVALKEFYMKHHLAETPVIVPSPIAEEPDNDVPAPGNEFAEFAAGCFWGFELALQRIHGVTVTEVGYTQGISDNPSYEIVCTNATNHVEVVRVQYDPKECTYETLLDLFWSRHDPTTLNRQGELVGAQYRSGVYYYTPEQEKIARESLEKQQTKLENKIVTEILPAKKLYKAEEYHQQYLAKGGMHGNAQSPAKSCKDPIRCYG